Proteins encoded by one window of Oscillatoria sp. FACHB-1406:
- a CDS encoding ATP/GTP-binding protein, which yields MLVQVTIENLLSFKEETTFSLRGVRRDEHHTNHLAIDAAGKGISVLPISAIYGANAAGKSNLIEAIGFAQDLIVEGTRSDRLIPIAPFKLSNDRLSPSKIEFKFTHQGFLYSYGFKLNRERIFEEWLDATSLAGNKREKLVFERTTSEDKETEVEFGTILRGRSKKQAQFLEFVAQGTRPNQLFLTEAVERNVEKLIPVIDWFRNSLTIVPADSKFRGLELGVLNSKEFTHFLNEFLKLADTGIASIGTEEIELDFDRHFPDIPNEIREDILQSFLRADEDSLALIESNFVQYFIKKFKQNQLKLIQLKTQHYDAKGNLVDFSLTEESEGTQRLIHLLPILFMFQEEDSEKVVLLDELDRRLHPLLSRILIELTLKCREANNRNQLIFTTHDTNLLDLDLLRKDEIWFVEKDKRGESHLYSLAAFKNVEGLQIEKGYLNGRFGAIPFFGDIRHLNWLDCESESSDNKNGKGNKDWSD from the coding sequence GACTTTTAGTCTGCGGGGAGTTAGGCGTGATGAACATCATACCAATCATCTCGCGATCGATGCAGCCGGAAAAGGAATATCTGTGTTACCAATTTCTGCAATTTACGGAGCCAATGCCGCCGGAAAATCGAATTTAATTGAAGCGATCGGTTTTGCACAAGATTTGATTGTAGAAGGAACGCGCAGCGATAGACTCATTCCTATCGCTCCCTTTAAATTGAGCAACGATCGATTGAGTCCGAGTAAAATTGAATTCAAGTTTACTCATCAAGGTTTTTTGTATTCTTACGGCTTTAAATTAAATCGAGAGCGAATCTTTGAAGAGTGGCTTGATGCAACGTCTCTCGCTGGAAATAAACGAGAAAAATTAGTGTTTGAACGAACCACCTCAGAAGATAAGGAAACTGAAGTAGAGTTTGGTACAATTTTGCGGGGTAGGAGTAAAAAACAAGCACAATTCCTAGAGTTTGTTGCCCAAGGAACTCGCCCCAATCAATTATTCTTAACAGAAGCGGTCGAGCGCAATGTTGAAAAATTAATACCTGTAATTGATTGGTTTAGAAATAGTTTGACAATTGTTCCTGCTGATTCAAAGTTTAGAGGTTTGGAACTTGGAGTATTAAATAGCAAAGAGTTTACTCATTTTCTCAACGAGTTTCTTAAACTTGCAGATACAGGAATAGCTTCTATTGGAACCGAAGAAATTGAATTAGACTTCGATCGTCATTTCCCCGATATTCCAAATGAGATTAGGGAAGATATTCTGCAAAGTTTTTTAAGAGCCGATGAAGATTCACTCGCGTTAATTGAAAGTAACTTTGTTCAATATTTTATTAAAAAATTTAAACAGAATCAATTGAAACTAATTCAACTCAAAACTCAACACTACGATGCAAAAGGAAATCTTGTTGATTTTTCTTTGACAGAGGAATCTGAGGGAACGCAGCGATTAATTCATCTACTGCCTATTTTATTTATGTTTCAGGAAGAAGATTCAGAAAAAGTAGTTTTATTAGACGAACTGGATCGCCGCTTGCATCCTCTATTGTCGCGTATATTGATAGAACTTACTTTAAAGTGTAGAGAGGCTAATAACCGAAATCAATTGATTTTTACCACTCACGATACCAATCTGCTCGACCTCGATTTGTTACGAAAAGATGAGATTTGGTTTGTGGAAAAAGATAAAAGGGGAGAATCGCATCTCTATTCTCTTGCAGCATTTAAAAATGTTGAAGGGCTTCAGATTGAAAAAGGCTATTTAAATGGTAGATTTGGAGCCATTCCATTTTTTGGCGATATTCGTCATTTAAACTGGCTAGATTGCGAATCAGAATCATCCGATAACAAGAATGGCAAAGGCAACAAAGATTGGTCGGACTAA